A window from Mesorhizobium sp. WSM2240 encodes these proteins:
- a CDS encoding IS481 family transposase: MDLTKARLAWVELYAKTGDAGLVCRRCGISRPTLRKWWRRYQADGEAGLVDHSRRPHRLATQKVFADQEALILLLRRERRLGVKQLRNELIRQHDLTLSLDTIHRTLVRHGEQVLKRPRRWRKGERRYSRPIPGDRVQMDVCKIRPGVYQYTAIDDCSRYKVLGVYSRATGANTLDFLERVIEEMPFPIQRIQTDRGREFFAEAVQQRLMDWAIKFRPIPPRSPHLNGKIERTHRADREEFWDTVNPKDPEIEAKLSEWQHHWNWHRPHTALGGMSPIDRVCELLDKTPLGEAVETAYDGSRERIRVADFRLDTALAQLK, from the coding sequence ATGGATCTGACAAAGGCACGTCTCGCGTGGGTCGAGCTTTATGCCAAGACCGGGGATGCCGGACTGGTGTGCCGCCGCTGCGGCATCTCCCGACCCACCCTGCGCAAGTGGTGGCGCCGCTACCAAGCGGATGGCGAGGCTGGCCTTGTCGATCACAGCCGACGCCCACATCGTCTGGCGACCCAGAAGGTCTTTGCCGACCAGGAAGCACTTATCCTATTGCTGCGCCGAGAGCGGCGGCTCGGGGTCAAGCAACTGCGCAACGAGCTGATCCGGCAGCACGACCTGACGCTGTCACTCGACACCATCCATCGGACGCTCGTCCGCCATGGCGAGCAGGTGCTGAAGCGGCCGCGACGGTGGCGCAAGGGCGAACGACGCTACAGCCGCCCCATCCCCGGAGACCGTGTCCAAATGGACGTCTGCAAGATCAGGCCAGGCGTCTATCAGTATACCGCGATCGACGATTGCAGCCGCTACAAGGTGCTCGGCGTCTACAGCCGCGCCACGGGCGCCAACACCCTCGACTTTCTGGAGCGGGTCATCGAGGAGATGCCGTTTCCGATCCAGCGGATCCAAACCGATCGCGGTCGTGAATTCTTCGCCGAGGCGGTTCAGCAGCGCTTGATGGATTGGGCCATCAAGTTTCGGCCGATCCCGCCCCGGTCGCCCCATCTGAACGGCAAGATCGAGCGGACGCACCGCGCTGATCGGGAAGAATTCTGGGACACGGTTAATCCGAAGGATCCGGAGATCGAGGCGAAGCTATCTGAGTGGCAGCATCACTGGAATTGGCACCGGCCGCACACCGCGCTGGGCGGCATGTCACCCATCGACCGTGTGTGCGAACTCCTCGACAAGACTCCTCTCGGCGAAGCTGTTGAGACGGCCTACGACGGCAGCCGCGAGCGCATCAGGGTTGCCGATTTCCGGCTAGACACCGCTCTGGCCCAGCTGAAATGA
- a CDS encoding ferredoxin, producing MRIIVHNPKCQGHARCWAQAPHIFVLDDEGYILPGDLEISVGKQPLASRGARSCPERALEIDPTPAPRAKSGVLNPKVGRV from the coding sequence ATGCGCATCATCGTCCACAATCCCAAATGCCAGGGTCACGCGCGCTGCTGGGCGCAAGCGCCGCACATTTTCGTGCTTGATGATGAGGGCTACATCCTACCCGGTGACCTTGAGATTTCGGTTGGGAAGCAACCGCTTGCGTCACGAGGCGCGCGATCCTGCCCCGAACGTGCGCTGGAAATCGACCCTACACCCGCTCCGCGGGCGAAATCGGGCGTCCTCAACCCGAAAGTCGGACGAGTTTAG
- a CDS encoding SDR family oxidoreductase, translated as MCPGGVIVNLGPINNVLPFTPRHADRAAKVAMDTLTRCMAAELGPVGIRTATVAAGYIRTPNVAQLAQDGRIDATAIRRRIPMGRMGQPEDVADAVFFLASSNASYVNGSILYVDGGWTLVSDATPTNSMTNV; from the coding sequence ATGTGCCCCGGCGGCGTGATCGTCAATCTCGGGCCGATCAACAACGTTCTGCCGTTCACGCCGCGCCATGCCGACCGTGCCGCGAAGGTGGCGATGGACACGCTGACCCGCTGCATGGCGGCCGAACTCGGGCCGGTCGGCATTCGGACCGCAACCGTCGCTGCTGGCTACATTCGCACGCCTAACGTTGCTCAGTTGGCCCAGGACGGCCGCATTGACGCGACGGCGATCAGGCGGCGCATCCCGATGGGCCGGATGGGACAGCCGGAGGATGTCGCTGATGCAGTGTTCTTCCTCGCTTCGTCTAATGCTTCATACGTCAACGGCTCGATCCTATACGTGGACGGCGGCTGGACCTTGGTCAGTGATGCGACGCCAACGAACTCGATGACGAATGTATAG
- a CDS encoding helix-turn-helix domain-containing protein — MRNSESEVLREIGGLFRQARLASAMTQEQVADLAGISRPRYRDIEKGTAAARATTLMNVARALGLEMMLVPQFMVPAVQALLRPHDDDDRPAFVSQPDDDDHGSRLPRT, encoded by the coding sequence ATGAGGAACTCAGAATCAGAAGTTCTGCGTGAAATCGGCGGCCTTTTTAGGCAAGCGAGGCTGGCCAGTGCCATGACGCAGGAGCAGGTCGCTGATTTGGCGGGTATATCCCGTCCCCGCTACCGCGACATTGAAAAGGGAACCGCAGCAGCGCGTGCGACGACGCTGATGAATGTCGCTCGCGCGCTCGGTCTGGAAATGATGCTGGTTCCGCAATTTATGGTCCCCGCTGTCCAGGCTCTATTGCGTCCGCACGACGATGACGATCGACCTGCCTTTGTTTCTCAACCTGACGATGACGATCATGGCTCCCGTCTTCCGCGCACCTAA
- a CDS encoding HipA domain-containing protein encodes MAPVFRAPKAIPSLDVLLNALKVGTIVRTPGDFNAFNFDEAYRATGGFPVFSLSFRAATGGLRKDSKPLAGALPAFFANLLPEEKLREAMEKHHQGNVRPGNDFDLLAALGADLPGAVRALPSDGAIAVPQDASKDEPKARFSLAGVQMKLSVMKDTGKGGGLTLPMDDEQGRYIAKFPSALFPSVSENEFANLALAAAIGMEVPECELVEKSDFEGIPEEFNTLSEGKVLLVKRFDRGTDGDRIHIEDFAQVFGVYPSRKYEGAAYHDIASALGMAVSPTAALEFVRRLALTVITGNGDMHLKNWSLIYPGNGYKPALSPIYDLLSTVPYLPADAMALSLGGERSFKALAAPRWKAFANRAKLPEPAVLKAVVETVELVNEHWWHLPERDVVAKKVLERIDEHVKAMTPILNSCAQK; translated from the coding sequence ATGGCTCCCGTCTTCCGCGCACCTAAGGCGATCCCGTCGCTGGACGTGCTCCTGAACGCACTGAAGGTCGGCACAATCGTTAGGACGCCCGGCGATTTTAATGCATTCAATTTCGATGAGGCTTACCGCGCTACCGGCGGCTTTCCAGTTTTCAGCCTGTCGTTCCGGGCAGCGACGGGAGGGTTGCGAAAAGATTCGAAGCCTCTGGCGGGCGCGTTGCCCGCTTTCTTCGCGAACCTCCTGCCCGAGGAGAAATTGCGCGAGGCGATGGAAAAGCACCACCAAGGCAATGTGCGCCCAGGCAATGATTTCGATCTCTTGGCGGCGCTGGGCGCCGATCTGCCGGGAGCCGTACGCGCATTGCCCAGTGACGGCGCAATTGCGGTGCCGCAGGATGCTTCAAAGGATGAGCCCAAGGCTCGGTTCTCACTTGCCGGTGTGCAGATGAAGCTGTCAGTCATGAAGGACACTGGAAAGGGCGGCGGCCTGACCTTGCCGATGGACGACGAGCAAGGCCGCTACATCGCCAAGTTCCCTTCGGCGCTGTTTCCGAGCGTTTCCGAGAACGAATTCGCCAACCTAGCGCTAGCTGCAGCAATCGGCATGGAGGTGCCTGAATGCGAACTGGTCGAGAAGTCCGATTTTGAGGGCATTCCCGAGGAATTCAACACGCTGTCGGAGGGCAAGGTCCTTCTCGTCAAACGTTTCGATCGCGGGACCGATGGGGACAGGATTCACATTGAGGATTTCGCTCAGGTCTTCGGTGTCTATCCCTCGCGCAAATACGAGGGCGCTGCTTACCATGACATCGCCTCGGCTCTTGGCATGGCCGTCTCGCCTACGGCGGCGCTCGAATTCGTCCGCCGCTTGGCGCTGACTGTCATCACCGGCAATGGCGACATGCACCTGAAGAACTGGTCGTTGATCTATCCCGGAAACGGCTACAAGCCGGCGCTTTCACCAATCTACGACCTACTGTCGACCGTGCCATATCTTCCCGCGGACGCCATGGCGCTGTCGCTTGGAGGGGAGCGCTCGTTCAAGGCGCTAGCAGCACCGCGATGGAAAGCATTTGCGAACCGTGCAAAGCTTCCGGAGCCGGCGGTCTTGAAGGCAGTGGTCGAGACCGTCGAACTCGTCAACGAGCACTGGTGGCATCTGCCTGAGCGCGACGTTGTCGCGAAAAAAGTGCTCGAGCGGATCGACGAGCATGTGAAGGCAATGACGCCGATACTGAACTCCTGCGCCCAGAAGTGA
- the nifH gene encoding nitrogenase iron protein: MSGLRQIAFYGKGGIGKSTTSQNTLAALVDLGQRILIVGCDPKADSTRLILNAKAQDTVLHLAAQEGSVEDLELQDVLKVGYKGIKCVESGGPEPGVGCAGRGVITSINFLEENGAYDDVDYVSYDVLGDVVCGGFAMPIRENKAQEIYIVMSGEMMALYAANNIAKGILKYAHSGGVRLGGLICNERQTDRELDLAEALASRLNSKLIHFVPRDNIVQHAELRKMSVIQYAPDSKQAGEYRALAEKIHANSGQGTIPTPITMEELEDMLLDFGIMKTDEQMLAELQAKEVAKAAAQ, from the coding sequence ATGTCAGGTCTGCGTCAGATCGCATTCTACGGCAAGGGGGGCATCGGCAAGTCGACGACGTCCCAAAACACGCTCGCCGCCCTTGTCGACCTCGGGCAAAGGATCCTCATAGTCGGCTGCGACCCCAAAGCCGACTCCACCCGCCTGATCCTTAACGCGAAGGCGCAGGATACGGTCCTCCACCTTGCGGCACAGGAAGGTTCGGTGGAGGATCTCGAACTCCAGGACGTGCTCAAGGTCGGCTACAAAGGCATCAAGTGTGTGGAATCCGGCGGGCCCGAGCCGGGGGTCGGCTGCGCCGGCCGCGGCGTCATCACCTCCATCAATTTCCTGGAGGAGAACGGCGCCTATGACGATGTCGACTATGTCTCCTACGACGTGCTTGGGGACGTAGTGTGCGGCGGCTTCGCGATGCCGATCCGCGAGAACAAGGCCCAGGAAATCTACATCGTCATGTCCGGCGAGATGATGGCACTCTATGCCGCCAACAACATCGCCAAGGGCATCCTTAAATATGCCCATTCGGGCGGCGTGCGTCTCGGCGGCCTGATCTGCAACGAGCGCCAAACCGACCGCGAGCTTGACCTGGCCGAAGCCCTGGCTTCCCGGCTCAATTCCAAGCTCATCCACTTCGTGCCGCGCGACAACATCGTCCAGCACGCCGAGCTCAGGAAGATGTCAGTGATCCAGTATGCGCCGGACTCCAAGCAGGCGGGGGAATACCGCGCGCTGGCCGAGAAGATCCATGCCAATTCGGGCCAGGGCACCATCCCCACCCCGATCACCATGGAGGAGCTGGAGGACATGCTGCTCGACTTCGGCATCATGAAGACCGACGAGCAGATGCTTGCCGAGCTCCAGGCCAAGGAAGTGGCGAAGGCGGCGGCCCAGTAA
- the nifD gene encoding nitrogenase molybdenum-iron protein alpha chain yields the protein MSLEYENDGALHAKLIEEVLSQYPDKAAKRRKKHLSVAKSGDEAGEENEVLSECDVKSNIKSIPGVMTIRGCAYAGSKGVVWGPVKDMVHISHGPVGCGQYSWSQRRNYYVGMTGIDTFVTMQFTSDFQEKDIVFGGDKKLEQIIDEIEELFPLNKGLTVQSECPIGLIGDDTEAVSRNKAKEHGKTIVPVRCEGFRGVSQSLGHHIANDAIRDWVFENKEVEFEAGPYDVNVIGDYNIGGDAWASRILLEEVGLRVVANWSGDATLAEIERAPKAKLNLIHCYRSMNYICRHMEEKYGIPWMEYNFFGPSQIEASLRKIAQHFGPEIEEKTEKVIAKYRPFVDAVNAKYRPRLEGKTVMLYVGGLRPRHVITAYEDLGMAIVGTGYEFGHNDDYQRTGHYVKNGTLIYDDVTGYELEKFIEGVRPDLVGSGIKEKYPVQKMGIPFRQMHSWDYSGPYHGYDGFAIFARDMDLAINNPVWALYDAPWKKAAPPAAIAAE from the coding sequence ATGAGCCTGGAATACGAGAACGACGGCGCTCTCCATGCGAAGCTTATCGAGGAGGTGCTCTCGCAATATCCAGACAAGGCGGCGAAGCGCCGCAAGAAGCACCTCAGCGTCGCAAAGAGCGGGGACGAGGCTGGCGAGGAGAACGAGGTCCTTTCCGAATGCGACGTCAAATCGAACATCAAGTCCATTCCGGGCGTGATGACGATCCGCGGTTGCGCCTATGCCGGCTCAAAGGGCGTGGTATGGGGGCCGGTCAAGGATATGGTCCACATCTCGCACGGCCCGGTCGGCTGCGGGCAATACTCCTGGTCGCAGCGCCGCAACTACTACGTCGGGATGACCGGCATCGACACGTTCGTGACAATGCAGTTCACTTCCGACTTCCAGGAGAAGGACATTGTTTTCGGCGGCGACAAAAAGCTGGAACAGATCATCGACGAGATCGAGGAACTGTTTCCGCTGAACAAGGGCCTCACCGTGCAATCCGAATGCCCGATCGGCCTGATTGGCGACGACACCGAAGCAGTTTCCCGCAACAAGGCCAAAGAGCACGGAAAGACGATCGTGCCGGTGCGTTGCGAGGGCTTCCGCGGCGTCTCGCAATCGCTCGGCCACCACATCGCCAACGACGCGATCCGCGACTGGGTATTCGAGAACAAGGAGGTCGAGTTCGAGGCCGGCCCTTACGACGTCAACGTCATCGGCGACTACAATATCGGCGGCGACGCCTGGGCCTCGCGCATCCTGCTGGAGGAAGTGGGGCTGCGCGTGGTCGCCAACTGGTCGGGCGACGCTACGCTCGCCGAGATAGAGCGCGCGCCGAAGGCCAAGCTCAATCTCATCCATTGCTACCGGTCGATGAACTACATCTGCCGGCACATGGAGGAAAAATACGGCATACCCTGGATGGAATACAACTTCTTCGGCCCCTCCCAGATCGAAGCCTCTCTGCGCAAGATAGCTCAGCATTTTGGGCCTGAAATCGAGGAGAAGACCGAAAAGGTCATCGCCAAGTACAGACCCTTTGTTGACGCGGTCAATGCCAAGTACCGGCCGCGCCTCGAAGGCAAGACGGTGATGCTCTACGTTGGCGGCTTGCGCCCCCGTCACGTCATCACGGCCTACGAGGACCTTGGCATGGCGATCGTCGGCACCGGCTACGAGTTCGGCCACAATGACGACTATCAGCGCACCGGCCATTACGTGAAGAACGGTACGCTGATCTACGATGACGTGACCGGTTACGAGTTGGAGAAATTCATCGAGGGGGTTCGCCCCGATCTCGTCGGCTCCGGCATCAAGGAGAAGTACCCGGTGCAGAAGATGGGCATCCCGTTCCGTCAGATGCACTCCTGGGACTATTCCGGCCCGTATCACGGCTATGACGGCTTCGCCATCTTCGCGCGCGACATGGATCTGGCCATCAACAATCCGGTCTGGGCCCTCTACGATGCCCCCTGGAAGAAGGCCGCACCGCCGGCGGCGATCGCCGCCGAATGA
- the nifK gene encoding nitrogenase molybdenum-iron protein subunit beta codes for MPQSAEKVLDHAPLFREPEYRQMLAEKKINFECPHPDQVVTDQREFTKSWDYRKKNLARQALVVNPAKACQPLGAVFAAAGFERTMSFVHGSQGCVAYYRSHLSRHFKEPSSAVSSSMTEDAAVFGGLKNMIDGLANTYSLYDPKMIAVSTTCMAEVIGDDLHSFIENAREEGSVPHDFDVPFAHTPAFVGSHVDGYDSMVKGVLEHFWNGKERVEAAANINIIPGFDGFCVGNNRELKRLLDLMDVSYTFIQDASDQYDTPSDGEYRMYDGGTRIEDVKAALDAEVTISLQHYNTRKTLEYCREVGQATASFHYPLGIQATDEFLMKVSEICGREIPEEIRLERGRLVDAMADSQSWLHGKKYAIYGDPDFVYAMARFIMETGGEPTHCLATNGTSAWQAEMKELLASSPFGKDAQVWAGKDLWALRSLLFTEPVDLLIGNSYGKYLERDTGTPLIRLMFPIFDRHHHHRFPLMGYQGGLRVLTTILDKIFDTLDRETGETGVTDFSYDLTR; via the coding sequence ATGCCGCAGTCGGCCGAAAAAGTTCTTGACCATGCCCCCCTGTTCCGCGAGCCGGAATACAGGCAGATGCTTGCCGAGAAGAAGATCAATTTCGAATGCCCGCATCCGGACCAGGTCGTTACGGATCAGCGCGAATTCACCAAGAGCTGGGATTACCGCAAAAAAAACCTCGCCCGCCAAGCGCTGGTCGTGAACCCCGCCAAGGCCTGCCAGCCGCTCGGCGCCGTGTTCGCCGCCGCCGGCTTCGAGCGGACGATGTCTTTCGTCCACGGCAGCCAGGGCTGTGTGGCCTATTACCGCTCGCACCTGTCGCGCCATTTCAAGGAGCCGTCCTCGGCGGTCTCCTCGTCAATGACCGAGGACGCGGCGGTGTTCGGCGGCCTCAAGAATATGATCGACGGGCTCGCCAACACCTACAGCCTCTACGACCCGAAGATGATCGCGGTCTCGACCACCTGCATGGCGGAGGTGATCGGCGACGACCTGCACAGCTTCATCGAGAACGCCAGGGAGGAAGGCTCCGTGCCGCACGACTTCGACGTGCCCTTCGCCCACACTCCGGCCTTCGTCGGCAGCCATGTCGACGGCTATGACAGCATGGTCAAGGGCGTCCTGGAGCATTTCTGGAACGGCAAGGAGCGCGTCGAGGCCGCAGCCAACATCAACATCATCCCTGGCTTCGACGGCTTCTGCGTCGGCAACAATCGCGAGCTCAAGCGCCTGCTCGACCTGATGGACGTGTCCTACACCTTCATCCAGGACGCCTCCGACCAGTACGACACGCCGTCGGACGGCGAGTACCGGATGTATGACGGCGGCACCAGGATCGAGGACGTAAAGGCGGCGCTGGATGCCGAGGTCACGATCTCGCTGCAGCACTACAACACCCGCAAGACGCTGGAATATTGCAGGGAAGTCGGGCAGGCGACCGCGTCATTCCATTACCCGCTCGGTATCCAGGCGACCGACGAATTCCTGATGAAGGTTTCGGAGATCTGCGGCAGGGAGATTCCGGAGGAGATCCGTCTCGAGCGCGGCCGCCTGGTCGACGCCATGGCCGACAGCCAGTCCTGGCTGCACGGAAAGAAATACGCGATCTACGGCGATCCGGACTTCGTCTACGCCATGGCCCGCTTCATCATGGAGACCGGCGGCGAGCCGACCCACTGCCTGGCCACCAACGGCACCAGTGCCTGGCAAGCCGAGATGAAGGAACTGCTCGCCTCCTCGCCCTTCGGCAAGGATGCGCAGGTCTGGGCGGGCAAGGACCTGTGGGCGTTGCGCTCGCTGCTGTTCACCGAGCCGGTGGATCTCCTGATCGGCAATTCCTACGGCAAGTATCTGGAACGCGACACTGGCACTCCGCTGATCCGGTTGATGTTCCCGATCTTCGACCGGCACCATCATCACCGCTTCCCGCTTATGGGCTACCAAGGCGGCCTGCGCGTGCTGACGACGATCCTCGACAAGATCTTCGACACGCTCGATCGCGAGACGGGCGAGACGGGCGTGACGGACTTTTCATACGACCTCACCCGCTGA
- the nifE gene encoding nitrogenase iron-molybdenum cofactor biosynthesis protein NifE, with the protein MSSLNAKIQHVFNEPACEKNQGKDAKARRKGCSKPLTPGAAAGGCAFDGAKIVLQPITDVAHLIHAPLACEGNSWDNRGTASSGPTLWRTSFTTDLTELDVVMGQGERKLFKAIREIKEAYAPPAIFVYSTCVTALIGDDIEAVCKRAREKFGLPVVPINAPGFVGSKNLGNKLAGEALLDHVIGTVEPDDSGPYDINILGEFNLSGEFWLVKPLLDRLGIRVRACIPGDARYLDVASSHRARAAMMVCSTALINLARKMEERWDVPFFEGSFYGITDTSEALRQLAGLLVEKGADPELLDRTEALIAEEEAIAWKSLAAYRPRLQGKRVLLNTGGVKSWSVVHALVETGMEIVGTSVKKSTLEDKERIKQILKDENHMFDSMAPRELYAMLSEHKADIMLSGGRTQFIALKAKMPWLDINQERQHPYAGYDGMVALVRQIDLAIHNPIWRQVREPAPWDCELPSTKCETGAVHAFKKLVGTMDADLGGC; encoded by the coding sequence ATGTCCTCGCTCAATGCCAAAATCCAGCACGTCTTCAACGAGCCTGCCTGCGAGAAGAACCAGGGCAAGGACGCCAAGGCGCGCAGGAAGGGCTGCTCGAAGCCGCTCACCCCGGGCGCGGCGGCCGGAGGCTGTGCGTTCGACGGCGCCAAGATCGTGCTGCAGCCGATCACAGACGTCGCGCATCTGATCCATGCGCCGCTCGCCTGCGAGGGCAATTCCTGGGACAATCGCGGCACGGCGTCGTCCGGGCCAACGCTGTGGCGCACAAGCTTCACGACCGACCTCACCGAACTCGACGTGGTAATGGGGCAGGGGGAGCGGAAGCTTTTCAAAGCCATCCGCGAGATCAAGGAGGCCTATGCGCCGCCGGCGATCTTCGTCTATTCGACCTGCGTGACGGCGCTGATCGGCGACGATATAGAGGCAGTGTGCAAGCGGGCGAGGGAAAAATTCGGCTTGCCGGTGGTGCCGATCAATGCGCCGGGCTTCGTCGGCTCCAAAAACCTCGGCAACAAACTCGCCGGCGAGGCGTTGCTCGATCACGTCATCGGCACGGTGGAGCCCGACGATTCCGGCCCCTACGACATCAACATCCTTGGCGAATTCAACCTGTCCGGTGAGTTCTGGCTGGTGAAGCCGCTCCTTGATCGGCTCGGCATCCGGGTGCGCGCCTGCATTCCGGGCGACGCTCGCTACCTCGACGTTGCCTCATCGCACCGCGCTCGGGCGGCTATGATGGTGTGCTCGACCGCGCTCATCAATCTCGCCCGCAAGATGGAGGAGCGCTGGGACGTCCCTTTCTTCGAGGGCTCCTTCTACGGCATCACCGACACCTCGGAGGCGCTACGTCAGCTCGCAGGGCTACTCGTGGAGAAGGGCGCCGATCCGGAACTGCTCGACCGAACGGAGGCGTTGATCGCGGAAGAGGAGGCGATCGCGTGGAAGAGCCTCGCGGCCTATCGGCCGCGGCTGCAAGGCAAGCGCGTGCTGCTCAACACAGGCGGTGTGAAGTCATGGTCGGTCGTCCACGCGCTGGTGGAGACCGGCATGGAGATCGTCGGCACCTCAGTCAAGAAATCGACGCTCGAAGACAAGGAGCGCATCAAGCAGATACTCAAGGACGAGAACCATATGTTCGACTCGATGGCGCCGCGCGAGCTTTACGCCATGCTCTCAGAACACAAGGCCGACATCATGCTGTCGGGCGGGCGCACGCAGTTCATCGCGCTGAAGGCCAAGATGCCCTGGCTCGATATCAACCAGGAGCGGCAGCACCCTTATGCCGGCTATGACGGCATGGTGGCACTCGTGCGCCAGATCGACCTCGCCATTCACAACCCGATCTGGCGCCAGGTGCGGGAGCCGGCGCCATGGGATTGCGAACTGCCAAGCACGAAGTGCGAGACCGGGGCTGTGCACGCTTTCAAGAAACTCGTCGGCACGATGGACGCCGACTTAGGCGGGTGTTGA
- the nifN gene encoding nitrogenase iron-molybdenum cofactor biosynthesis protein NifN, whose product MVRILSQTKSAAVNPLKSSQPLGAAFAFLGVEGAVPLFHGSQGCTSLALVLFVRHFKETIPLQTTAMDEVATILGGADHLEEAILNLKTRTKPKLIGVCTTALVETRGEDCAGEIAAIKLKRAEELAGTEVVLASTPDFDGAIEEGWAKAVTAMIEGITRPGVRARKPKKKQKKKIAILPDWNFTVADLEHLREMVEAFGLEPVILPDVSGSLDGTVPDGWVPTTYGGTSIDDIRELGTAVQCIAVGEHMRRPAEVLHRLTGVPYVLFQSLTGLKSVDRFVSLLTVISGAAAPAKVRRQRAQLQDALLDGHFHFGGKKIAIAAEPDQLYQLASFFNGMGSEIAAAVTTTDRSKILQKVPAQSIQVGDLGDLERLAASADLLVTHSHGRQAAERLGIPLMRVGFPVFDRLGSQHKLTILYQGTRDLIFEVANIFEASQHAPTPDLLDPFSNRETPDELRSSPLARH is encoded by the coding sequence ATGGTCCGCATCCTTTCCCAGACCAAATCGGCGGCGGTCAATCCGCTGAAGTCGTCGCAGCCGCTCGGTGCGGCCTTCGCCTTTCTCGGCGTCGAGGGTGCTGTGCCGCTGTTCCACGGCAGCCAAGGCTGCACCAGCTTGGCGCTCGTGCTCTTCGTGCGGCACTTCAAGGAGACGATCCCCTTGCAGACCACGGCGATGGACGAAGTGGCGACGATCCTTGGCGGGGCGGACCATCTGGAAGAGGCGATCCTCAACCTTAAGACCCGCACAAAGCCAAAGCTGATCGGGGTCTGCACGACCGCGCTGGTGGAAACCCGTGGCGAAGATTGCGCAGGCGAGATCGCCGCCATCAAGCTGAAGCGGGCGGAAGAACTCGCGGGTACGGAGGTGGTGCTGGCCAGCACGCCGGATTTCGACGGCGCGATCGAAGAGGGCTGGGCCAAGGCTGTCACTGCGATGATCGAAGGGATTACACGGCCCGGCGTGCGGGCGCGGAAGCCAAAGAAGAAGCAGAAGAAAAAAATTGCGATCCTGCCCGACTGGAATTTCACTGTGGCTGATCTCGAGCATTTGCGTGAGATGGTGGAAGCCTTTGGGCTCGAACCGGTGATCCTGCCGGACGTCTCCGGCTCGCTCGACGGCACGGTGCCCGACGGCTGGGTCCCGACCACCTATGGCGGCACCAGCATCGACGATATTCGTGAGCTTGGCACGGCGGTGCAATGCATCGCCGTCGGCGAGCATATGCGTCGCCCAGCGGAGGTGCTGCACAGGCTGACCGGCGTGCCTTACGTGCTGTTCCAGTCGCTGACTGGGTTGAAGAGCGTCGACCGGTTCGTCTCGCTGCTCACGGTGATTTCGGGCGCGGCGGCGCCGGCGAAGGTGCGCCGTCAGCGGGCGCAATTGCAGGACGCTTTGCTCGACGGACATTTTCATTTCGGCGGCAAGAAAATTGCCATCGCTGCCGAACCGGACCAGCTCTACCAGCTCGCGAGCTTCTTCAACGGCATGGGCTCCGAAATTGCGGCGGCCGTCACCACGACCGACAGGTCGAAAATTCTCCAGAAAGTGCCGGCACAATCGATCCAGGTCGGCGATCTCGGCGATCTCGAACGTCTTGCCGCCAGCGCTGATCTTCTCGTCACCCATTCGCACGGACGCCAGGCGGCCGAGCGCCTTGGCATTCCGCTCATGCGCGTCGGCTTCCCGGTCTTTGACCGGCTGGGCAGCCAGCACAAGCTCACAATCCTTTATCAGGGGACCCGCGACCTGATCTTCGAGGTGGCCAACATCTTCGAAGCCAGCCAGCACGCGCCGACGCCTGATCTCCTAGATCCATTCAGTAACCGAGAAACGCCAGATGAGCTCCGTTCGTCGCCTCTCGCTCGTCACTGA